A region of the Hemitrygon akajei chromosome 11, sHemAka1.3, whole genome shotgun sequence genome:
tccttataactcgggtatccagtcccagcaacattaaTTTAGAGCTTTTTCCCCCTTCCAGGGCAggggaactagagggcacaggcttaAGGTAAGAGGAGAGGAACTTTAaggtcacaagagattctgcaaatgcttgaaatcttaaagaatgctggaagaactcagcaagccaggaataaatagaggaataaacagtcgatgtttcacgctgacacccttcatcaaaACTAGGTTTTAAGGAGATTTGAGGGGTAGAATTCTTCATGTACCGgaggatggtgaatctctggagtGAGCTGGCAGAGAGGGTGATTGGGgcagataagaccataagccacagaagcagaattaggccattcagcccatcgagtctgctctgcctttccaacATTGTTGATTTTAATATCCCTTTCAACCTCACTCGCCTGccttctgttcctagactcccccactgtaggaaacatcctctccacatccactctatctaggccttttcaaAATTaaatagggttcaatgagatccctcccctcattcttctaaactccagcaggtacagggctagagctatcaaatgctccctgGATTCTTGAAGGCATGAGAAGtgtttcccccaccccccaagagTGACAGATGAAGGGAGGAAACGAGATACAAGCTTCCTGTCAGCAAAGATGCAAATTGCTAGGAACTTATCAGCTCCAAGAGACCACACCTGTGAGACCACAATCTCTCAAACAGGTGGGTCTCAGAGTCAGCCACATAACCCTGAATGAGTGACAGGAAACTGCTTCATCCCTTGTCGGCCCCTCTTGTGGCTTCAGGTGTGTAGGATCGGTTGCCGCAGTACATCACTCGATGTGCCTAGGGCAATCCATTAACCCTTTGATTGCTGTGTCATTTCAATACATGTGGGAGGGGTGCCTCTTATTGAAAATAAGTCATATTCAGCAAACTCTTGTGCTTGCAGTATGTACCACGCTTTATGTGGTCTCTGCTTTGGCGGCCTATgcaaccatcagggtcttctcCCGGTACCTCTGCCAGAAGATTTCAAAAAGTAAGGTTTAAAACtagtccaagttcaaagtaaatttattatcaaagtatgtgtatgtcacctatacaaccctgagatttgttttcttgtgggcatactcaataaatccagagagtagtaaacataatagaatcaatgaaagacagcccaACTCGGGCgtttaaccagagtgcagaagacaaccaactgtgcaaatacaaaaaggaataataataattaatatatggagaacacgagatgagaagtccttgaaagtgagtccattggttgtgggaacatttcaatgacggagcaggtgaagttgagtgaagttaccccctttggttcaagagtctgatggttgaggggtagtaactgttcctgaacctggtggtgtgagtcctgaggctcttgtaccttcttcctgatggcatcagcagCATGCCCTGGATGAAGGGAGTCCCTGTTGAAGGGATCCTGCTGTTTTGCaagagtgtttcatgtagatgtactaaATGGTTGGGAGGACTGGGCCCATATCCacgactttttgtaggattttccgatcaagggtattggtgtttccaccCAGCAAAGGAATACCACAcagaaggcccttcagcccaaattgtCCCTGCCAGCCGAGATGGTTCAGGTTTACTTattacacgtacatcaaaacacacaatgAAATGCACTGTTTGCGTTAACACCCaaggctgtgctgggggcagcccacaagcatcgCCACATATTCTGACACATGCAATATTCAGCAATCCAACACGAGAGAACAACGAACGAAAAcaagacaacaacagcaaaacaaaacaaccccttccccatccactcacacacacagacaggcctccaaccttaGGACAGACCAGCTAAGTTAGTCCAAATTGCTCACATTCGACCCCTatcactctaaacctttcctatctgcgtaacattttgtgtatttttcatGAGTCATTTTGCTTTTGATTCTCTAAAGAATAGAAACTTTCACCATGTATCATAACCCATCCACGTTAAAACACCCAGAAAGTTTCTGAGGCCTTGTTGTTGATAACTGAGAGTTCCTGTCCCACGATATCACAACGCATCATGAATTGAAATCTCTGCAGATATCTGTGAGACACTGGCTTTTCTTACTTCTACATGTATAGGTTGCTTGATGGGTCTTCCCACCATATATCCTTGCCTCTATCCCATTTCACTGGATCTTTTCCCCCCAAATTTAGATCGAAAAACTAGGGTGAGGGGTAATCTCTTTACTTTTCGAAGGTGGTACAATGCCTATGTACTGTTCTGAATCTTGATGTGCTCCTCTTGTTTTTGCAGGCTTCTACTCATTGTCTGTGAGAAGATCCAATGTTGCATCGTGGGATTCCATCAAACACTACCGCATTAACCGCCTGCCCAATGGCTGGTTCTACATCTCCCCGCGTCTCACTGTCCCATCTCTGCACGACATGGTGGACTATTACTCAGGTGCGTTTCACTTGAGCTCTTCCAGAAGTCCAGGTCtgtgggagtaggcaatttaaatggctcggcacggactagatgggctgaacggactgtttctatgctgtactttactatgactgtaagacataggagcaggtttaggccattcagcccattgagtctgctctgccattcggccatggcagatttattatccctctcaaccccattcttctgtcttctccccgtaacctttgacaaccttgcCAATGAAGAGCCTATCGACCTCCACTTtgaatgtacccaatgacttgccttccacagccaactatggcaatgaattccacatattcacagCCCTctagataaaggaattcctcctaatctctgttctaaagggaaatccttctattccgaggctgtgccctcttgccctagactctccTATTATTGCAaacgtcctctccatatccaccctatctaggcctttcaatattcagtagtttTTAATGattttcccccctcattcttctaaactccgagcacaggcccagagccatcgagagttcctcgtatgttaactctttcattcccaagatcattcACAACATGGAACAGTAtgacacaggaacaagcccttcaccTCACAATACTTGTGTTGGTCTTGTTGCTAATCAGCTAGAGCGCATTGTCTGTTCCTCCATTCTGTtcatgtctgtctaaatgcctcttaaaggtTGCAATTGTATATATTGCCACCATTTAAACTCATGAGGAGCATAAGTTCATCATTGTCTGGAGGGGGTGCTtccctgtctctgtgtctgtgtggcaTTGTCTCCCTGCCTGTTGCTGATGTCCTGTTCTCTCGACCCCCAGACTCCGGTGAAGGCCTGTGCTGCACATTGAAGGAGCCATGTCACATCCAGGGGCTCCTGGCCTCCCAGCAGCAACACCCAGATCCCATCGTGGTGCGGAAACCTCAGCTGAACTGGAACGAGATGGACAGGTAAGAAACGTAGGCGTGCCAGTGGTGTCCCTCACCAGCACGGGCTTATCCAAAGACAAAACACTCCAGAGCTCTCCAcggagaaggaaaaggaattCAGTTATTGGGACTAGAGATAGTGGAGCAATAGGGATGTGGTAGTCCTTGATCTTAGGACCTGCCAATCACGGGACTTCAACCTCCAGGCTTCAACTTCTGGACTTGCCGATCACCGATAGAGAAATAGAAATTCCTCCTAGTCTAGTTGTGGATTCCCTGATGAGAGTAAATGTCTATAAAACTTGTATCCTGTCACAATTTTAGGGCCTTGCCTGTTGCACAAAGAAATCACTCCATTTTCCTGACCTCCATCCCTGCCTCAGAGATTGGCTCTAAGTCAGGCTCATCTCTTGTTAAGGAAGGAGGCCAACACCAGAGGCATCAATGCCCCGCACATCTTTGCTGCTTGAAGAAAAATTTCCCAGCGTAAATACCTGTGAAATTTTGGTTTCCCCTTGCTCCAGAAGGCTGTGCGTGCTTAGTCTTTGAGGGtgataaggaaataaaagatctaTCTGGATGAGGAAGGGAAGTGGGCTTGagggaaagaaataaacaaaagagattgtgcagatgttgttgagggtctcagaccaaaatgtcAGCTCCTTATTCCCCACCCTagatgctccagcattttgtgtgtgctgctgaggGAAAGGATCAGCTTTGATCTTAATTGAATGATGGATAACTTCAATGGGTTAAATGGTCATCTCCTGCCTCTAcactcactttattaggtaaacccgtacacctgctcgttattacaaatatctaatcagccaatcatgcggcagcaactcagtgcataaagcatgcaaacatggtcaagaggttcggttgttgttcagaccaagtattagaatggggaacaaatgtgatccaagtgattttGACAATGTTGGAGCCAGAAGGGGTGAttggagtatttcagaaactgctgatctgggattttcatgcataacagtctctagaggttacagagaatggtgcaaaaacaaaaaaaaaagtctagtgagtggcagttcgtGGGCAGAAAGCACTTTgctaatgagggaggtcagaggagaatgactagACTGGtccaggaaggtgacagtaactcaaataaccatgcttacaacagtggtgaacagaagagcgtctctgaatgcacatgtcgaaccttgaaatggttgagctacagcagcagaaggaaaCACTGGGTTCTGCTCTTGCTCCTGCACTGGGTGTATTTCTTGTGTTCTGCTGTATCTCCTCTGTAGACCAAACTATAAGTGGATGATATTCTTTCCATACCACTGTTCAGCATCCGACATTTTCTCTTTCAGCTCCGTTTTGATAGACAACGACAAAGAGTCGGGAGAAGAGTCGCCCGTCAGCGTGGGTCTGCGGGAAGCCATCAACTCTTACTTGTACATGACCGAGGAGATGAGACTCGATGAGATGACCGACCGGAAAACTCGGTTGAAAACGTTGCAAACCCGGCTGCAAAGCAGCCAGAGACAGGCtggtcagaacaggaatgggaacctCGCTGTCCTTGATTTCCGCTCCGCCAGATAGCTAATGTGAAGAAGATGGATCATTTCTGTCAAGGACTTCATTGTGCTCACTTTAATTTATTTACCATTTAATATTCCAGAGCAGCTGAGCTGCCTGTTAATTTTACTTCTGTTGTTTTTCTTGGTGAAAGAGACCTAATGTCCTACTTGTGCCACTGCATTGTATTATGGTCATGTGACAATTAAGCAGCCttttacactcagaggccactttattaggcaaacctgtttgctaatgcaaatatccaatcagccaatcacgtggcagcaactcaatgcataaaagcatgcagacatggtcaagaggttcaagccaagtatcagaatggagaagaaatgtgatctaagtgactttgaccttggaatgattgttggtgtcagatggggtggtttgagtatctcagaaactgctgatctcctggaatttcattgcacaaccatctctagagtttgcagagaatggtgcagagaACAAAAAAATAAATCCAGTGCATGGCAGTTCTGAgagtgaaaacgccttgttaatgagagaggtcagaggagaatggccagactggttcaagctgacaggaagccgacagtaattcaaataaccgcatgttacaactgtggtgtgcagaagagcatctctgaatgcacaacatgtcaaaccatgaagtggatgggctacagcaacagaagacaacAGGAGATACCCAACAAAGTGACCTCTGAGTGTATTTTACACCATCTCCATGTCATCATAGAGAATCGTTATAGAGAAGGGGAAACCAGAATCCATTTTAACTTCCTTTACTCTTTGGGTGTCTGAAGAGCATACTCCCTGGTGACTCCAGGATTAGAAGCCCGGGTTGGATTGATTTGCTGTTCTTTCGGAGAGTGACTCCTTTGCAAGAGGTTGCAATGAAAGGCACTGTGGATCTATTTCACTTCCTGTCACTAATACACAGATCACCTGCCAGCAATCTCACGGCAAGCCTGAAAGTCTTCCCTTTCGTAGAATTGAGTTTGCACTGAATGAGGCCATGCACTCCACTGAGTTCATGACAGCTTCACAGGCCCATTCTCTTTCCTTTTCCCTGCCCTGCAAATTATTTTCCATCAAGTGTTTATTCAATTTAATCTTGAATGACCTTCTAGCTTTAGGAGGATGAAGTTCTAGTTCATATCACCTTTTATGCAATAAAGATTTTCCTCACAATTTCCCTGTATCATGTACCTCTTAATTTTATCCCTTCCCTGAGCCCCCAAAATATCCACGAGATGTCCAGTGGAGCAGCTGCCACTGTGTGAAGCCCACCATGTCCTAAtctacctccatcaaatctcatTTTTACAATCATTGGTCCAGGAGAATAACCCCAGCTTTTCCCTCATCCTTGGAAACATTCCAGTAGGTTTTCAGCACCCTCCAGAGACTGCTGTTGATGTCTAGGTCATACCCTATTCTCCATGGACTTCAATGGGATTGAATACCCACCAAGGAAAAACATACACACTTGAAAGCCCCCATCAAAAGCGAGCACCTACCATGCAGAGGAGGTCCAATCAAATTACCGCGTGATCGATTTGCCACGTGTACACTTACCACAGTCTTACAATTGATCCGATACAATATAGAGAGATCTTCACCAAGCTCCCGATCATTTTTATTCACTAAAGCAAAGCAGATTTAGGTTAGCGTGGACCCTTGCAAACACCATGAGAAACAATTGATACTTATTCTCAGTTTCTGTTGACAGTTAGAAAATATTTCAGGGTATCAACCACTAGAATCAAATTGCAACTTTGATGAAAAAAAAATAATCTGCAGAGCAAACTATGAGCAATGTAGTATTAATCTTTTCATTATCAGTGACCCAAAGATGCTTCCTGTCGAACCAGCAGGATCTTGTTCACAGGAACCTTATGAGACAAAAGTGAGCCACTGAATGGAAAATTTCATCAGtgtatctcctgtcagtattccACCTACTCTGCAGAAATGTGCTGAGTTTTAATGCTAACTCAACATCAGCCACTGCGTTGACTGTGCACAATACTGCCATTGTTGCATAGATTCCTCACTCAGATAGCAATAGAGGTTTGACACCACAATTATTCAATTGGCAAGTCGtgggtgatcatgatctttccataaccatgattgttcttgacaaatttttataCAGAAGTGGTCCTGCCAGTACCTTCTTCCAGCTGGGCAGCATCTttataagatgggtgaccccagctattatcaatactcttcagagattgtctgaatCAATTGTTTCAGCCTTTCTGGTATCAACATCAAATTCCTCAACTTGTGATTTTATAGCTAATACAGTGGAGGTATAAAGTTAAGGCATTTGGAGGAAAGTacaaggggagatgtcagaagtagggtATTTACACACAGTGGGAGGTGCATAGAATACCCTGTCATGGGTAGTGGTAGCTgttttaggggcatttaagaaactcttccataggcacatggatgaaagaaaactagagggcaatgtaggagggaaggcttAGATAGATCTTGCAGTCGGTTAAGGTGTATgcacaacatcttgggccaaagggtctgcactgtgttgtactgttctatgttctatttaaaGCATAAAGAACAATTTCCTTATATCCAAATATCTAGCAGCAGGATTGCCAAAATTTTTCAGAAATATTCTTTAAGGTTTCTTGTCCTTCTAATCATCTGGCAGTTCCTCTACCTACATGCAATGATTTGGCAACAATTAATGTCTCTAACATATTTCTTCCAAGTTGCCTCAAGTGTCCAAAGAAGTATTGTTTAACTCTGAGAGACTGTGGGGCAACTTAGGAGAATCGGAAATTCTAATTCCAACAATTTTCAGTGGTTTGACTTGGAATTGTGGCCGTACACATAGGAACTGGGCTGGCACTCCCTGGGAGCTCCACAAAGGAATTTATGATCTTCCCAATCCACACCTCTGAGACTGGATCCCCCAACTATCTGCCAATGTCCTCAAGTGGACAATAATGAAGGATGATGCTTGGCACATTGAAAGTATTCCTTTGGAATTGTTTATCAGTGGGCAGGGAATGACTTGTTTCAGTTGAATTTTATCTAGGGAAGAGGGATGAACTGATTCTTCAAATTCTCTGCTTGAAAGGATTAAcatgtgggcctgtactcactgcagtttagaagactgaggaaATATCATTGtgacttattgaatattgaaagacctaggcagagtggacatggagaagatatttcctactgtgggggagtgtagggccagaaggcacagcctcagaatagaaggcatccctttagaacaaagatgaggaagttcttcagccagagggtggtgaaattgggtctatttaaggcagagattgataggttcttgattactaaggacgtcaaatgttacaaggagaaggcaggaaaataggagtgagagggataataaatcagccatgatggaatggtggagcagattcgatgggctaaatggcctaattctgctcctaagtcttatggatCAGGAACATGCCTTACTTTAATGAAGAACTCAGAGTTTGTAAAGCTTTCCTACACTTGGTGTTCAAGATTGTTCTAAGTAATTTATTTCATATATGTCATGATCATGTGTTGACTTGTTACTAATGCAACAGTAAATAAAGCTAACATTGTAATAAAGCCTCTCTTGTGATTCTGAGTCTCTCGGCTTCCACGAATAGTTAAAAATTGCACTCGGGCACCAGTATTTTCTACTTACGAATAGTCTGGGCTGCCCCAttctaggaaggatgtagaggctttagaaagtgtgcagaagagGTATACTGGttgatgctacctggattagagggcataaggaaaggttgaacaaacttgggttgtttcctaGAATGGCGGAAGCTCAGGGGAGACCTGATGGAAATTAAATTATGAGAGACAAGGATAGACAGCCTTTATTTACCTGTAAATTGTTCCTTTTGGCTCATCGGCTGGCGTTTTCGTCTGTTTTTTTAATGAGGcggagttgctagctcgacactcaacccaacacggatggaaagcgtgcaaggatccagccggattcgaacccaggaccattcGCCTCTAAGCCACCAGTCAGCACTTTCCATAAATGCCTGCTGGAAAAtgaaatctcagagtagtatatgctgacaaatatgtacttcgataataaatttactttgaacttgacttTGATGATAATAAAAATAGGGACTATTTGTAAATAGAAAATACTGGTTTGATGGTACATTAAATAAattgatttcagaatcaggtttaatatcaccagcatatatggTGAAATtcgttgtctttgcagcagctgtacaaagCAATAGATAATAATATAGGGGAAAActtgtattaaatagttaaataagtagtgcaagaatagAAAtttgaaaaaatagtgaggtagtgttcatggtttcaatgtccattcagaaatcagatgacagaggggaagaagctgttcctgaattattcagtgcgtgccttcaggcttctgtacctcctccctgatggtagcaatgagaacaaggcatgaatTGATGATTGCGCCTTAATCATTAgaaatacagaaacatagaaaacctacagcaccatacaggccctttggcccacaaagttgtgtcgaacacatccctaacttagaaattactaggtttacctatagccctctattttactaagctccatgtacctatctaaaagcctcttaaaagaccctatcgtatctgcctccatcaccgttgccagcagcccattccactctgagtaaaaaaacttacccctgatatctcctctgtacctactccccagcaccttaaaactgtgtcctcttatggcaaccatttcagccctgggaaaaagtctctgactatccacacgatcaatgcctctcatcatcttatacacctctatcaggacacctctcatcctccgtcgctccaaggagaaaaggctgagttcactcaacctattctcataaggcatgctccccaatccaggcaatatccttgtaaatctcctctgcactctttctatggcttaattctgcccgccaaggccttctcatggcccctttggctctcctaatttcctgcttaagctccttcctagtagccttataatcttctagatctctaacattacctaaccCTCTGAACctcttgtaagcttttcttttcttcttgactggatttattacagcctttgtacaccacggttcctgtaccctaccataacttccctgtctcattggaacctacctatacagaactccacacaaatattcccagaacatttgccacatttcttctgtacttttccctgagaaaatctgtttccaatttaggtCTCCAATTTCCTAcccgatagcctcataattccccttacttcaattaaacgcttttctaacttgtctgttcctatctctctctaatactattgtaaaggaaatagaattatgatcactatctctaaaatgctctcctactgagagatttaacatctgaccaggttaatttcccaataccagatcaagcacagcctctgctcttgtaggcttatctacatactgtgtcaagaaacctaacaaactccatcccatctaagcCCCtcgttctagggagatgccaatcaatatttgggaaattaaaatctcccatcacaacaactctgttattattacacctttgcaggatctgtttcccttACTGCTCCTCGAtctaaagttattgaccccttcctgttcctaaccttcacccacagagactccatagacaatccctccatggcgtccaccttttctgcagccgtgacactatccctgatcaacagttccacgcccccacctcttttgcctccctccctgtcctttctgaaacatctaaaacccggcacttgaagtaacttaTCCTGTCTCTGAGCCATCTGTAATGACCAGCACATCATATCTCCACTGCCACCTCCCCCAGGcaggctgttccccccccccccccaacagtacttattgtcaaggggtacagccactggggtactttctaggacctgactcttccccttccctctcctgactgtgacccacttttctgtctcccgtggccctggtgtgactacctgcttgtaattcctctctatcacctcctcactctccccaaccagatgaaggtcatcgagctgcatttccagttccctaacttggtcccttaggagctgcagctcaacacaccaggtgcagatatggccatccaggaggctgggagactccaggacttcccacatctgacactgagcacagaaaaccggcctcacacacatacttccaaCCTTGCCTTGTCCCATTATAttttgtggaatgagcttccagtaaaagtggtagaggcaggttcaattttgtcatttaaaaaaaaattggacaggtatatggacaggaaaggaatgaagggttatgggctgagtgcaggtcggtaggactaggtgagattaagcattcggcatgggctagatggcctgtttccgtgctgtaattgttatatggttaccacataagccctatcactctgccgcCTCTCACTCCGACGCTGCCGGCTGGATATGGCAGCCGCCATTTTCAACCTTttgcgctctactggctgacgtcaaaCGCTtgcgcagtctcgcctctctttaacccgagtagctaaaaaaaaaactcccttcgcttcgaaaaatcagcagttcactcACAGTCTTCTTGCTCCAAattgacgctgcctttttgaggcatcgctccttgaagatgtcctggttacgATGGGCTAGTATTTGTCAACATGAAGCAGAgagtaagtttgtaaatctggtggcagCAAAGGGAAATGCGAGGGTGGAGCGCTGCagtgacaggtggcagagaaggagtgccagggtggtgtgggtgcagacacacacagccctgagacaccaggcaaggtcacttaaTTCCAAACCATTGGTTTACTGATCAATACAGAATGACTTTGTTATTTTCCActtcctcccctcttccttccctttgtcCCAACCATGAGTCCCCTCTCccagtccccttcccactctcagtccacaacagagacacatatcagaattgggtttattatctctcacatatgtcatgaaacttgtttttatttttgtggcgatacataaaattactacaggactgtgcaaaagtcttaggcaccctagcttttttttttatatatatatatatatacatatgtgcctaagacttttgcatgctactgtcgggggggggggggtggaggtgggAGTTGAACGGCTAACTAGAATGGTCGATCAGGTTAAttgcttggaggaagaaacttaaGATGGCTCAAGGCTTTTGCTTTAATAGCATTTTtttcagaagggagcttttggaaaagacagTTTGCTGGATGGGTAATGTCCATAATGATCTGTCCTGTACACATACTGTACACAGCCTGCGGTGATGGTAGACTACAGGCTACAGACGTCAGgcttttttagatagatagatagatagatagatactttattcatccccatggggaaattcaactttttttccaatgtcccatacacttcttgtagcaaaactaattacatacaatacttaactcagtaaaaaatatgatatgcatctaaatcactatctcaaaaagcattaataatagcttttaaaaagttcttaagtcctggcggtagaattgtaaagcctaatggcattggggagtattgacctcttcatcctgtctgaggagcattgtattgatagtaacctgtcgctgaaactgcttctctgtctctggatggtgctatgtagaggatgttcagaccTGACAACTCCCTTACctgtttaaaaagaaggcacaactgcagctatattttattgggagtttgaggagatttggtgtgtcaccaaactgtggagagctttctaactggctgcatcaccatctggtttgggcagggggtgggggggtggcactgcacaggatcaagatAAGCTACGGAGACTTGTAAACacagtcatctccatcat
Encoded here:
- the sla2b gene encoding src-like-adapter 2, which encodes MGSRPSKSRRFTSTVVPSALNNQPSTDMSQVMVVVALYNYPSSSDAEPIINVGERLTVLHEEGDWWKVASMATGKECHIPYNYVAKVYHRWLFEGITREKAEELLLLPSNRCGSFMIRESQTRKGFYSLSVRRSNVASWDSIKHYRINRLPNGWFYISPRLTVPSLHDMVDYYSDSGEGLCCTLKEPCHIQGLLASQQQHPDPIVVRKPQLNWNEMDSSVLIDNDKESGEESPVSVGLREAINSYLYMTEEMRLDEMTDRKTRLKTLQTRLQSSQRQAGQNRNGNLAVLDFRSAR